A genomic window from Helicobacter suis HS1 includes:
- a CDS encoding DNA-directed RNA polymerase subunit alpha: MKVIKTAPHVPTDIRVERLGDRGIRVSVSAFESGYAITLAHPLRRLLLQSSVGFAPIAIKIEGVAHEFDSVRGMAEDVALFIANLKNIRLVAKNLENAEDQLVVHYSFNGPAKLSGKDLATEEVEVVDTETYLATINEDGQLGFSLIIQKGMGYVPSESIRGFISSDYIPLDACFTPIKKAIYHIENILVDGNPNFEKVIFEIESDGQVDPKQAFQEAIKTMHAQMHIFSTNLSDSKNAYHLENNLEIKELIKKVEDLDLSARCLNCLDKVGIKYIGELVLMDVYELKGIKNLGKKSYDEIAEKLEQLKYPVGQELPEGFKASLKARIDKLKSEES; this comes from the coding sequence ATGAAGGTGATTAAAACAGCGCCCCATGTCCCTACTGATATTCGTGTGGAGAGGTTGGGCGATAGGGGTATCCGCGTCTCTGTTTCTGCCTTTGAAAGTGGCTATGCTATCACTCTAGCCCATCCTTTGCGCCGTTTGTTATTACAAAGTTCGGTGGGTTTTGCCCCTATTGCGATTAAAATAGAGGGCGTTGCGCATGAATTTGACTCTGTGCGGGGCATGGCCGAAGATGTAGCGCTTTTTATTGCTAATCTTAAAAATATCCGTCTAGTGGCCAAAAATTTAGAAAATGCAGAAGATCAGTTGGTGGTGCATTATTCTTTCAATGGTCCAGCTAAGCTAAGTGGCAAGGATTTAGCAACAGAGGAAGTAGAGGTGGTGGATACAGAAACTTATTTAGCGACCATTAATGAAGATGGGCAACTAGGGTTTTCTTTGATCATACAAAAAGGCATGGGTTATGTGCCCTCTGAGAGTATCCGCGGGTTTATCTCTAGCGATTACATTCCTTTAGATGCGTGCTTTACCCCTATTAAAAAAGCGATTTATCATATTGAAAATATCCTAGTAGATGGCAACCCTAATTTTGAAAAGGTGATCTTTGAGATTGAAAGCGATGGGCAGGTTGATCCTAAACAAGCCTTTCAAGAAGCCATTAAAACCATGCATGCCCAAATGCACATTTTTAGTACAAATTTGAGTGATTCTAAAAATGCCTACCACTTGGAAAATAATCTTGAAATTAAAGAGTTAATTAAAAAAGTTGAGGATTTAGATCTAAGTGCGCGTTGTTTAAATTGCCTAGATAAGGTGGGGATCAAATACATTGGCGAATTAGTACTCATGGATGTTTACGAACTTAAAGGGATTAAAAATTTGGGTAAAAAATCCTATGATGAGATCGCCGAAAAATTAGAGCAACTCAAATACCCCGTAGGCCAAGAACTCCCTGAAGGGTTTAAAGCCTCTTTAAAAGCCCGTATTGATAAATTAAAAAGCGAGGAAAGTTAA
- the rpsD gene encoding 30S ribosomal protein S4, which produces MARYRSAVEKLERRFGVSLALKGERRLSGKSALDKRSYGPGQHGQRRGKISDYGLQLREKQKAKAMYGISEKQFRSIFKEANRMEGNTGENLICLLERRLDNVVYRMGFASTRSFARQLVTHGHILVDGKRLDIPSAFIRHGQKIELIEKSKENPQIARSIELSKQTGMVAWIDVDQDKRFGIFTRYPQREEVVIPIEERLIVELYSK; this is translated from the coding sequence ATGGCAAGGTATCGATCTGCGGTTGAAAAATTAGAACGCCGTTTTGGGGTTTCTCTGGCTTTAAAGGGCGAACGCCGTTTGAGTGGTAAAAGCGCGCTAGATAAACGATCGTATGGACCAGGTCAGCATGGACAAAGGCGTGGGAAGATCTCTGATTATGGCTTGCAACTGCGTGAAAAACAGAAAGCTAAGGCGATGTATGGGATTTCTGAAAAACAATTTAGATCCATCTTTAAAGAGGCAAACCGAATGGAGGGTAATACGGGGGAAAATTTAATCTGTCTACTTGAGCGCAGATTAGATAATGTGGTTTACCGCATGGGTTTTGCCAGTACGCGAAGCTTTGCCCGTCAGTTAGTTACGCATGGGCATATCCTAGTAGATGGCAAACGCTTAGATATTCCCTCAGCCTTTATTAGGCATGGGCAAAAAATTGAGCTGATTGAAAAAAGCAAGGAAAACCCTCAAATTGCGCGCTCTATAGAACTTAGCAAGCAAACAGGAATGGTGGCGTGGATTGATGTGGATCAGGATAAAAGGTTTGGGATTTTTACCCGTTATCCTCAAAGGGAGGAAGTGGTGATTCCTATTGAAGAGCGCCTGATTGTAGAATTATATTCAAAATAG
- the rpsK gene encoding 30S ribosomal protein S11 has translation MAKRAGVKKKVVKKNIARGVVYIAASFNNTNITVTDEMGNVICWSTAGGLGFKGSKKSTPYAAQQAVENAMMKAKDHGIKEVGIKVQGPGSGRETAIKGVGSIEGIKVLWIKDITPLPHNGCRPPKRRRV, from the coding sequence ATGGCAAAACGAGCGGGTGTCAAAAAAAAGGTTGTCAAGAAAAATATCGCTAGGGGAGTGGTCTATATCGCCGCTTCTTTTAACAACACCAATATCACGGTAACAGATGAAATGGGCAATGTGATCTGCTGGTCTACAGCGGGTGGACTGGGCTTTAAGGGGTCTAAAAAATCCACACCCTATGCAGCCCAACAAGCCGTAGAAAATGCGATGATGAAGGCAAAAGATCATGGCATTAAAGAAGTGGGTATTAAGGTGCAGGGTCCGGGGAGTGGGCGAGAAACTGCTATTAAAGGTGTAGGGAGCATTGAGGGCATTAAGGTTTTATGGATTAAAGACATCACACCCCTGCCCCACAATGGTTGTCGCCCCCCTAAACGAAGAAGAGTATAA
- the rpsM gene encoding 30S ribosomal protein S13, whose protein sequence is MARIAGVDLPKKKRIEYALTYIYGIGLKSSRDILAKVNISLDKRVHDLSEDDISSITKEIQANYVVEGDLRKKVQMDIKALMDLGNYRGIRHRKGLPVRGQTTKNNARTRKGKKKTVGSK, encoded by the coding sequence ATGGCAAGGATAGCAGGGGTGGATTTACCCAAGAAAAAACGCATTGAGTACGCGTTAACCTACATTTATGGTATAGGTTTAAAAAGCTCAAGGGATATTTTAGCTAAGGTTAATATTTCCCTAGATAAGCGAGTACATGATTTGAGTGAAGATGATATTTCTAGTATTACAAAAGAAATTCAGGCTAATTATGTTGTGGAGGGGGATTTGCGCAAAAAAGTACAAATGGATATTAAAGCCTTAATGGATTTGGGCAATTACAGGGGAATTCGCCACCGCAAGGGTTTACCTGTGCGTGGACAAACCACAAAAAATAACGCCCGCACCCGTAAAGGTAAGAAAAAAACCGTGGGCAGTAAATAA
- the rpmJ gene encoding 50S ribosomal protein L36, which translates to MKVRPSVKKMCDKCKIIKRRGVIRVICSTPKHKQRQG; encoded by the coding sequence ATGAAAGTAAGACCTTCTGTTAAAAAGATGTGTGATAAATGCAAGATCATTAAAAGGCGCGGGGTGATCCGCGTGATTTGTAGCACACCCAAACACAAACAAAGACAAGGATAG
- the infA gene encoding translation initiation factor IF-1, translating into MAKDDVIEVDGKVIETLPNATFKVELDNKHVVLCRISGKMRMHYIRIALGDKVRLELTPYSLDKGRITFRYK; encoded by the coding sequence GTGGCAAAAGATGATGTGATTGAAGTAGATGGAAAGGTGATTGAAACCTTGCCTAATGCGACTTTTAAGGTGGAACTGGATAATAAGCATGTTGTACTTTGCCGGATTTCTGGCAAGATGCGCATGCATTATATCCGCATTGCCTTAGGGGATAAAGTGCGTTTAGAGCTCACGCCCTATAGTTTAGATAAGGGGCGAATCACTTTCCGTTACAAGTGA
- the map gene encoding type I methionyl aminopeptidase produces the protein MAIAIRNSKEIALLKKAGEVVGQTLQFLTQKIHAGMSLLEIDSLAEEHIYKMGATPAFKGLYGFPNTACISVNEVVIHGIPTDYCLQEGDIVGLDLGAQIQGYFGDAAITLAIGEPSAKDAKLIACAKESLYEAIASLEVGMHFKELSQILENAIRGRGFVPLFDFCGHGIGKKPHEEPQIPNYLTPGIKAKAGPKIKEGMVFCLEPMVCQKEGKPKILADRWSVVSVDGLNTSHYEHTIAMVNKKAQILTEV, from the coding sequence ATGGCCATTGCCATTAGAAATAGCAAGGAAATTGCGCTTTTGAAAAAGGCAGGGGAGGTGGTAGGACAAACCCTGCAGTTTCTTACACAAAAAATCCACGCGGGTATGTCTCTTTTAGAAATAGATTCTCTAGCTGAGGAGCACATCTATAAAATGGGCGCAACCCCTGCTTTCAAGGGGCTTTATGGCTTTCCTAACACGGCTTGTATTTCTGTAAATGAGGTCGTTATTCACGGTATCCCAACAGATTATTGTTTGCAAGAGGGCGATATTGTGGGTTTAGATTTAGGCGCGCAGATACAAGGCTATTTTGGCGATGCAGCCATCACTCTTGCTATAGGTGAGCCTAGCGCTAAAGATGCTAAACTCATTGCCTGCGCTAAAGAGAGTTTGTATGAAGCGATTGCAAGTTTGGAGGTGGGAATGCATTTTAAAGAGCTTAGTCAGATTTTAGAGAATGCAATTAGAGGGCGGGGCTTTGTGCCCTTGTTTGATTTTTGCGGGCATGGGATAGGTAAAAAACCCCATGAAGAACCCCAGATTCCTAATTATTTAACCCCCGGGATCAAGGCTAAAGCGGGGCCTAAAATTAAAGAGGGAATGGTTTTTTGTTTAGAACCTATGGTGTGCCAAAAAGAGGGCAAGCCTAAGATTTTAGCCGATCGCTGGAGTGTGGTTTCTGTAGATGGGCTTAATACCAGCCATTATGAGCATACGATTGCAATGGTTAATAAAAAAGCGCAGATTTTAACGGAGGTTTGA
- the secY gene encoding preprotein translocase subunit SecY gives MTKAIATKIFITLGYLFLYRMLAYVPIPGVDLAAIKSFFDHNSSNALGLFNMFSGNAVSRLSIISLGIMPYITSSIIMELLSATFPNLAKMKKERDGMQKYMQIVRYATIGITVIQAISVSFGLRSIGHGSNGAIMISMQTFLLISTFSMLTGTMLLMWIGEQITQRGLGNGISLIIFAGIVSGIPSAIAGTFNLVNTGVINVLVLLGIFAIILATIFSIIYVELAERRIPISYARKVVMQNRNKRIMNYIPIKLNLSGVIPPIFASALLVFPSTILQASSNKILQAIADFLNPHGYIYNVLMFLLIIFFAYFYSSIVFNSKDIADNLKRNGGFIAGLRPGEGTANFLNTVASRLTLWGSLYLAVISTLPWILVKAMGVPFYFGGTAVLIVVQVAIDTMKKIEAQIYMGKYKTLSAIGF, from the coding sequence ATGACAAAAGCCATAGCCACTAAGATTTTTATCACTCTGGGCTATTTATTCCTCTACAGAATGTTAGCCTATGTGCCCATTCCGGGAGTGGATCTGGCAGCCATTAAGTCTTTTTTTGATCATAACTCTAGCAATGCTCTGGGCTTGTTTAACATGTTTAGTGGGAACGCGGTTTCGCGTTTAAGCATTATCTCACTAGGAATCATGCCCTACATCACTTCCTCCATTATTATGGAGCTTTTGAGCGCGACTTTTCCCAATCTAGCTAAGATGAAAAAAGAGCGCGATGGAATGCAAAAATACATGCAAATTGTGCGTTACGCTACCATAGGCATTACCGTCATTCAGGCTATTAGTGTTTCCTTTGGGTTGCGCTCTATCGGGCATGGGAGCAATGGGGCGATCATGATTTCTATGCAAACTTTCTTGCTTATCTCCACCTTTTCCATGCTCACAGGTACAATGCTTTTAATGTGGATTGGCGAGCAAATCACCCAAAGGGGCTTAGGTAATGGAATTAGCTTAATCATCTTTGCAGGCATTGTCTCTGGCATTCCAAGCGCCATTGCAGGTACTTTTAATCTAGTCAACACAGGCGTGATCAATGTTTTAGTGTTGCTTGGTATCTTTGCTATCATTTTAGCCACGATCTTTTCTATTATCTATGTTGAGCTTGCCGAACGGCGTATCCCTATTTCTTACGCCCGTAAGGTGGTGATGCAAAATAGAAATAAACGCATCATGAACTACATTCCTATCAAGCTTAATTTAAGCGGGGTGATTCCTCCTATTTTTGCCTCCGCCCTGTTGGTTTTCCCCTCTACAATCTTGCAAGCCTCTTCTAATAAAATTTTGCAGGCCATCGCAGATTTTCTTAACCCGCATGGTTATATTTACAATGTCTTAATGTTTCTGCTCATTATCTTTTTTGCCTACTTTTATTCCTCTATTGTTTTTAACTCCAAAGACATTGCGGATAATCTTAAACGCAACGGGGGTTTTATTGCAGGATTAAGACCGGGTGAGGGAACGGCTAATTTTTTAAACACCGTGGCAAGCCGTTTGACTTTATGGGGGTCTTTATATTTGGCTGTTATTTCTACTTTGCCTTGGATTTTAGTTAAGGCAATGGGTGTACCCTTTTATTTTGGTGGCACAGCTGTACTTATTGTGGTGCAAGTGGCGATTGATACCATGAAAAAAATTGAAGCGCAGATTTACATGGGCAAGTACAAAACCTTAAGCGCTATAGGTTTTTAA
- the rplO gene encoding 50S ribosomal protein L15 has translation MALENLQPARGSVSSIKRVGRGQGSGMGKTSTRGGKGQSARTGYKHKRGFEGGQQPLQRRLPKVGFTSRTKNYSYSINVDKYPQIFKLETLSLELIRKIHPFSSAIKKVKLIGTKARELSARIQDERISTSGQK, from the coding sequence ATGGCATTAGAAAATTTACAACCCGCAAGGGGCAGTGTATCTAGCATTAAAAGAGTGGGTAGAGGGCAGGGCTCTGGAATGGGCAAAACCTCCACTAGAGGCGGAAAGGGTCAAAGTGCGCGTACAGGTTATAAACACAAACGGGGCTTTGAGGGCGGACAACAACCTTTGCAACGCCGTTTGCCTAAGGTAGGTTTTACAAGCCGTACCAAAAACTACAGCTACAGTATCAATGTAGACAAATACCCACAGATTTTTAAGCTTGAGACTCTTAGTTTAGAACTCATCCGTAAAATCCACCCCTTTTCTAGCGCGATTAAAAAGGTAAAACTTATTGGGACAAAGGCTAGAGAACTCAGCGCTAGAATCCAAGATGAAAGAATTAGCACTAGCGGACAAAAGTAA
- the rpsE gene encoding 30S ribosomal protein S5 codes for MEINREEFQEVVVNIGRVTKVVKGGRRFRFNALVVVGNKNGLVGFGLGKAREVPDAIKKAIDDAFKNIIEVKIKGTTIAHDIEQKYNASKILLKPASEGTGIIAGGSTRPMIELAGIKDILTKSLGSNNPYNVVRATFEALSKIKG; via the coding sequence ATGGAAATTAATAGAGAAGAATTTCAGGAAGTGGTGGTTAACATCGGGCGGGTTACTAAGGTTGTTAAAGGCGGGCGTCGTTTCCGTTTTAATGCGCTGGTGGTTGTGGGTAATAAAAACGGCCTTGTAGGCTTTGGGCTTGGCAAGGCTAGAGAAGTCCCCGATGCGATTAAAAAAGCTATAGATGATGCTTTTAAAAATATCATAGAGGTTAAAATCAAAGGTACAACTATCGCCCATGATATAGAGCAAAAATATAACGCAAGTAAGATTTTGCTTAAACCAGCTAGTGAGGGTACAGGCATTATTGCCGGGGGCTCTACCCGCCCGATGATAGAATTGGCCGGTATTAAAGATATTTTAACCAAGTCTTTAGGGTCTAATAACCCTTATAATGTAGTACGCGCGACTTTTGAAGCGCTTTCTAAAATCAAAGGGTAG
- the rplR gene encoding 50S ribosomal protein L18 produces MTKNVLEKKKAQRLKRKKRVRSKVFGTQERPRVSIFKSNKHLYAQAIDDDKQITLAHVDGKKLGLGKSVEDSKKIAQDFAIQLKEKGIEKVVFDRNGYLYHGVVAAFAETLREQNIAL; encoded by the coding sequence ATGACAAAAAATGTTTTAGAAAAGAAAAAAGCCCAGAGACTCAAACGCAAAAAGCGCGTCCGCTCTAAAGTGTTTGGCACGCAAGAGCGTCCCCGCGTGAGTATTTTTAAATCCAATAAACATCTGTATGCGCAGGCTATAGATGATGATAAGCAGATCACGCTTGCCCATGTGGATGGTAAAAAGCTAGGGCTTGGAAAGAGTGTAGAAGATAGCAAAAAAATCGCGCAGGACTTTGCAATCCAGCTTAAAGAAAAAGGCATTGAAAAGGTGGTTTTTGATCGCAATGGGTATTTATACCACGGCGTGGTGGCAGCCTTTGCAGAGACTTTGCGCGAACAAAACATCGCCCTTTAA
- the rplF gene encoding 50S ribosomal protein L6 codes for MSRIGKKVIAIPSGVQVSLAGSCLHFKNQKSSQELETHGRVKILLEENTLRFEPVGESAQDRAFWGTYGALANNIVMGLDKGFSKVLEVNGVGYKVALGHKVLELNLGFSHPIKYPIPEGVEIVVDKNTITIKGSNKQQIGQIAANIRALRPPEPYKGKGIKYKNEVIVRKAGKTAKK; via the coding sequence ATGTCAAGAATTGGTAAAAAAGTCATTGCTATCCCTAGTGGGGTACAGGTAAGTTTAGCAGGATCGTGCCTGCATTTTAAAAACCAAAAGAGCAGTCAGGAATTAGAAACCCATGGGCGGGTTAAAATTCTTTTAGAGGAAAATACATTGCGCTTTGAACCGGTAGGAGAAAGCGCGCAAGATCGCGCCTTTTGGGGAACTTATGGGGCTTTGGCAAATAATATTGTTATGGGTCTGGATAAGGGTTTTAGCAAGGTTTTAGAGGTAAATGGGGTTGGTTATAAAGTGGCTTTAGGGCATAAGGTTTTAGAACTTAATTTAGGTTTTAGCCATCCGATCAAATACCCCATTCCAGAAGGTGTAGAGATTGTTGTGGATAAAAATACCATCACAATCAAGGGGAGTAACAAGCAACAAATTGGCCAAATTGCGGCTAATATCCGCGCTTTGCGCCCCCCTGAACCTTACAAGGGTAAGGGTATTAAATATAAAAATGAAGTGATAGTCCGCAAAGCCGGTAAAACCGCAAAAAAATAG
- the rpsH gene encoding 30S ribosomal protein S8, giving the protein MVNDIVADSLTRIRNASMRRLEVTELYYAKIVESILEIFKARGFITNYRLIEKDGKSFISVELSYDEKGRPVINEIKRLSKPGRRVYKQSRELKRFKNGYGVVVVSTNKGVITNEEAYKQNVGGEVLCSIW; this is encoded by the coding sequence ATGGTAAATGATATTGTGGCAGATTCTTTAACCCGTATCCGCAACGCAAGCATGCGCAGATTGGAAGTAACCGAGCTGTATTATGCCAAAATCGTAGAATCCATTTTAGAAATTTTTAAGGCGCGGGGTTTTATCACTAACTACCGCCTCATTGAAAAAGATGGAAAATCTTTTATTTCTGTGGAACTCAGCTATGATGAAAAGGGTAGGCCGGTGATTAATGAGATCAAGCGCTTAAGCAAGCCGGGGCGACGGGTGTATAAACAATCTCGCGAACTTAAGCGGTTTAAAAATGGCTATGGCGTGGTGGTAGTGAGCACAAATAAGGGTGTGATCACGAATGAGGAAGCCTACAAACAAAATGTAGGCGGCGAAGTGCTTTGTAGTATCTGGTAG
- a CDS encoding type Z 30S ribosomal protein S14 — translation MAKKSIIAKAHRKPKFKVRAYTRCNICGRAHSVYRDFGLCRVCLRKMGNEGLIPGLRKASW, via the coding sequence ATGGCTAAAAAATCAATCATTGCAAAGGCGCACCGCAAACCCAAGTTTAAAGTCAGGGCTTACACCCGTTGTAATATCTGTGGCCGTGCCCACTCGGTTTATAGAGATTTTGGGCTATGCCGTGTGTGTTTGCGCAAAATGGGCAATGAGGGACTAATCCCCGGCCTTAGAAAAGCCAGTTGGTAA
- the rplX gene encoding 50S ribosomal protein L24 — MRIKKEDMVKVIAGDDKGKVGKVLAVFPKKSMVIVEDCKLVKKSIKPTDENPKGGHVFKEMPMHISNVKKEEE, encoded by the coding sequence ATGCGGATTAAAAAAGAGGATATGGTGAAGGTGATTGCAGGAGATGATAAGGGCAAGGTGGGCAAGGTTTTAGCCGTCTTTCCTAAAAAATCTATGGTTATTGTAGAGGACTGTAAGTTAGTCAAAAAGAGCATTAAACCAACAGATGAAAACCCTAAAGGCGGGCATGTTTTCAAAGAGATGCCCATGCATATTTCCAATGTCAAAAAAGAAGAGGAGTAG
- the rplN gene encoding 50S ribosomal protein L14, translated as MIQSFTRLVVADNSGGKEIMCIKVLGGSHRRYASVGDVIVASVKKAIPNGKVKKGQVVKAVVVRTKKEVQRPNGSLIRFDDNAAVILDAKRDPIGTRIFGPVSREVRYANFMKIISLAPEVL; from the coding sequence ATGATACAGAGTTTCACAAGATTAGTGGTGGCGGATAATAGCGGGGGGAAGGAAATCATGTGTATTAAGGTTTTAGGGGGAAGCCATCGCCGGTATGCCAGTGTAGGAGATGTGATTGTGGCCTCTGTGAAAAAGGCTATCCCCAATGGCAAGGTGAAAAAAGGGCAGGTTGTCAAGGCGGTTGTGGTGCGCACTAAAAAAGAGGTACAAAGACCCAATGGTTCGCTGATTCGCTTTGATGATAACGCTGCTGTAATTTTAGATGCCAAACGCGATCCTATTGGCACTCGCATCTTTGGACCTGTGAGTCGTGAAGTCCGCTACGCTAATTTTATGAAGATCATTTCTTTAGCCCCGGAGGTACTCTAA
- the rpsQ gene encoding 30S ribosomal protein S17: MESKQAHKRVIQGRVLRRIDARTVVILVERKVVHQKYHKIVKRFKKYTIDDVQNSAEVGDVVSAMECKPISKTKTFALKEIVSKGE; this comes from the coding sequence ATGGAGTCTAAACAAGCGCATAAACGAGTCATTCAGGGTAGAGTACTGCGTAGAATCGATGCCCGTACTGTGGTGATCTTGGTGGAAAGAAAAGTGGTACACCAAAAGTACCATAAAATTGTGAAACGCTTTAAAAAGTACACTATAGATGATGTCCAAAACAGCGCGGAAGTAGGAGATGTGGTGAGTGCTATGGAGTGTAAACCTATTTCTAAAACCAAGACTTTTGCGCTTAAAGAAATTGTGAGCAAGGGAGAGTAG
- the rpmC gene encoding 50S ribosomal protein L29, whose translation MKFIELKDKSQAELQILLKDKKLELFELRVKLKTMQLSNPCQIRALRKDIARIATAISALKDKHGV comes from the coding sequence ATGAAATTTATTGAGCTAAAAGACAAAAGCCAAGCAGAGCTACAAATCTTGTTGAAGGATAAGAAATTAGAGCTTTTTGAGTTGCGTGTGAAGTTAAAAACCATGCAGTTAAGCAATCCTTGTCAGATCCGCGCTTTGCGTAAGGATATTGCCCGCATCGCAACAGCTATCAGTGCTTTAAAGGATAAACATGGAGTCTAA
- the rplP gene encoding 50S ribosomal protein L16: MLMPKKTKYRKQMKGRNRGKSTRGASLAFGDVGIKAVEHGRIDSRQIEAARVAMTRHTKRTGKVWIRVFPDKPLTAKPLETRMGKGKGSVEKWVMNIKPGRIIYEMLGIEEEVAREALALAQRKLPFKTKIVTRESENEIY, encoded by the coding sequence ATGTTAATGCCTAAAAAAACCAAATACCGCAAGCAGATGAAAGGGCGCAACCGGGGCAAGTCTACCCGCGGTGCTAGCCTAGCCTTTGGCGATGTTGGGATTAAAGCCGTTGAGCATGGGCGCATCGATTCGCGCCAAATAGAGGCAGCACGGGTGGCTATGACGCGCCATACAAAAAGAACGGGAAAGGTGTGGATTCGCGTATTTCCAGACAAACCCCTAACTGCCAAGCCTTTAGAAACACGGATGGGGAAAGGGAAGGGTTCTGTAGAAAAGTGGGTGATGAATATCAAGCCCGGGCGCATCATTTATGAAATGCTAGGGATTGAGGAGGAGGTAGCGCGTGAGGCTTTGGCTTTAGCGCAAAGAAAGTTGCCTTTCAAAACCAAGATTGTAACTAGAGAGAGTGAGAATGAAATTTATTGA
- the rpsC gene encoding 30S ribosomal protein S3 → MGQKVNPIGLRLGINRNWTSRWFPSSGVAVANIEEDYRIRKFLKKELYYAGVSEILIERAAKKLRVTVVAARPGLIIGKKGVDIEKVKTSLKDLIRKEVALNIKEVKRPQADAQLAAENVATQLEKRVAFRRAMKKVMQTAMKAGARGIKVRVSGRLAGAEIARTEWYMEGRVPLHTLRAKIDYGFAEAFTVYGNIGVKVWLFKGEVLHKGIVSERREESEEKRARKGRE, encoded by the coding sequence ATGGGACAAAAGGTTAATCCTATTGGCTTGAGACTGGGCATTAATCGCAACTGGACTTCTCGCTGGTTTCCTAGTTCTGGCGTGGCAGTGGCTAATATTGAAGAAGATTACCGTATCCGTAAATTCCTCAAAAAAGAGCTTTACTACGCGGGGGTGAGTGAGATTCTTATTGAAAGGGCGGCTAAGAAGCTGCGTGTCACTGTGGTAGCCGCACGCCCCGGGCTTATCATTGGTAAAAAGGGCGTGGATATTGAGAAAGTTAAAACCTCTTTAAAAGACCTGATTCGTAAAGAAGTCGCGCTTAATATTAAAGAGGTTAAACGGCCTCAAGCTGACGCCCAACTTGCTGCAGAAAATGTTGCAACCCAGCTAGAAAAACGGGTGGCTTTTAGGCGGGCGATGAAAAAGGTCATGCAAACCGCGATGAAAGCAGGCGCAAGAGGGATTAAGGTACGGGTTTCAGGCCGTTTAGCAGGGGCTGAGATTGCCCGCACAGAGTGGTATATGGAAGGGCGCGTGCCTTTGCACACGCTGCGGGCTAAAATTGATTATGGCTTTGCGGAGGCTTTTACGGTTTATGGAAACATTGGGGTAAAGGTGTGGCTCTTTAAGGGCGAGGTGTTGCATAAGGGGATTGTATCTGAAAGACGCGAAGAGAGCGAAGAAAAACGCGCTAGAAAAGGGAGAGAATAG
- the rplV gene encoding 50S ribosomal protein L22, with amino-acid sequence MSVALLKYTRLSPTKARLLARQIQGMNAEVAIARLEFTPNKAARILSRVISAAVYNGQHDSKDVEVLSCRVDAGPVLKRHMPRARGRASSIRKPTAHIRVEVGKEGSK; translated from the coding sequence ATGAGCGTGGCACTCCTTAAATACACCAGACTTTCCCCTACAAAGGCGCGCTTGCTAGCTAGACAGATTCAAGGCATGAACGCTGAAGTTGCGATCGCTAGATTAGAATTTACCCCCAACAAGGCTGCTAGAATTCTCTCGCGTGTGATTAGCGCAGCGGTCTACAATGGCCAACATGACTCTAAAGATGTAGAAGTTTTGAGTTGCCGCGTGGATGCAGGTCCTGTTCTTAAACGGCATATGCCAAGAGCTAGAGGCCGCGCCTCTTCTATTAGAAAGCCCACCGCACATATTCGGGTGGAAGTGGGCAAAGAAGGGAGCAAGTAA
- the rpsS gene encoding 30S ribosomal protein S19 has product MGRSIKKGPFIDKHLMDKTLKHKAKKDNRPIKTWSRRSTILPEMIGLTYSVHNGRIFIPVYITENHVGYKLGEFAPTRTFKGHKGTVQKKIGK; this is encoded by the coding sequence ATGGGAAGGTCAATTAAAAAAGGTCCTTTTATTGATAAGCATCTCATGGATAAAACCCTCAAACACAAAGCCAAAAAAGACAACAGACCCATTAAAACTTGGTCGCGGCGCAGTACAATTTTGCCTGAGATGATAGGTTTGACTTATAGCGTGCACAATGGGCGGATTTTTATCCCCGTTTATATCACCGAAAACCATGTAGGCTATAAATTAGGAGAATTTGCTCCCACCCGCACTTTTAAAGGGCATAAGGGCACAGTCCAAAAGAAAATAGGCAAATAA